The Bacillota bacterium genome includes a region encoding these proteins:
- a CDS encoding DUF2293 domain-containing protein — METEGRVPAGKPDLEAANLRVYPARPDEIPDETDGWDVWWTPGLGLVRTPPGWVFLPRGEHFVTRKVKEWGRYWPVVRLRPGHTETLGLLAPEEAVAEARRLAEKTEEVRGRRRAASARVREKAEERYGRQLEQAILAYLDFAPEHAALAEEIARGAAARAAVVGSGRVGRTRKLTLEEKTALAARAWIRHRYTRYYEMLEQTFAEDSTATSRRRLSMRWNEFLEHHQRASGAVEPGASAEGGR, encoded by the coding sequence GCGCGCCCCGACGAGATACCCGATGAGACCGACGGCTGGGATGTGTGGTGGACGCCCGGTCTTGGGCTGGTCAGGACACCTCCGGGCTGGGTTTTCCTGCCGCGCGGAGAGCACTTCGTCACGCGCAAGGTGAAGGAATGGGGGCGCTACTGGCCGGTGGTGCGGCTCCGCCCCGGGCACACGGAGACCCTGGGTTTGCTGGCCCCCGAGGAAGCGGTTGCCGAGGCCCGCAGGCTGGCGGAGAAGACGGAGGAGGTTCGCGGGCGGCGCCGTGCTGCGTCGGCCAGGGTGCGGGAGAAGGCGGAGGAGCGGTACGGGCGGCAGTTGGAGCAGGCGATTCTGGCTTACCTGGACTTCGCCCCGGAGCACGCTGCTCTGGCCGAAGAGATCGCCCGGGGTGCGGCTGCCCGGGCGGCGGTGGTGGGGAGCGGCCGCGTAGGGCGGACGAGGAAGCTCACGTTGGAGGAGAAGACGGCGCTGGCTGCCAGGGCCTGGATTCGCCACCGGTACACGCGGTACTATGAGATGCTGGAGCAAACGTTTGCCGAGGATTCTACCGCGACATCAAGGCGGCGCCTCAGCATGAGGTGGAATGAGTTCCTGGAACACCACCAGCGTGCCAGTGGCGCTGTGGAGCCGGGCGCATCGGCGGAAGGAGGGCGGTGA